A genome region from Bacteroides stercoris ATCC 43183 includes the following:
- a CDS encoding TerB family tellurite resistance protein — MGAGKWIGGIIGFMAGGPLGALAGYALGSLIELGDNTASYTTDYGNGQTEEDVFAGQRNSFLFSMLVMASYIIRADGRIMHSEMEYVRNFLRTNFGVAAVGEGERILLNLFEQRKRMDMQNPLAFRQTIRDCGRQIAANLTYEERLQLLGFLANIARSDNNVCREEIEALKEVATYMGLSEKEVESMLNLGGNSLEAAYKVLEILPTATDEEVRAAYRKLVLKHHPDRVATLGEDIKRAAEEKLQDINNAKEIIYKARGIK, encoded by the coding sequence ATGGGAGCAGGAAAATGGATTGGCGGTATCATCGGCTTCATGGCAGGCGGACCGCTCGGCGCATTGGCAGGATATGCACTCGGGTCGCTGATAGAGCTCGGTGACAATACTGCAAGTTATACGACAGACTATGGCAACGGGCAGACTGAGGAAGATGTCTTTGCCGGGCAACGGAACAGTTTTCTTTTTTCGATGCTGGTAATGGCCTCGTACATCATACGGGCAGACGGACGCATCATGCACAGTGAAATGGAATATGTCCGCAATTTCCTACGGACCAACTTCGGCGTTGCGGCAGTAGGCGAAGGCGAACGGATATTGCTCAACCTCTTCGAGCAACGCAAGCGAATGGACATGCAGAATCCTCTCGCATTCAGACAGACCATCCGTGATTGCGGCAGGCAGATAGCCGCCAACCTCACATACGAGGAACGCCTGCAACTGCTGGGATTCCTTGCCAACATAGCCCGGAGCGACAACAACGTCTGCCGCGAAGAGATAGAAGCGCTGAAAGAAGTGGCAACCTATATGGGACTGTCCGAAAAAGAAGTGGAATCCATGCTCAACCTGGGCGGCAACTCCCTGGAAGCTGCCTACAAAGTTCTGGAAATTCTTCCTACAGCCACCGATGAGGAGGTGCGTGCCGCCTATCGCAAACTGGTACTGAAGCACCACCCCGACCGGGTAGCCACATTGGGAGAAGACATCAAACGCGCCGCCGAAGAGAAACTCCAGGATATCAACAATGCCAAAGAGATAATCTACAAAGCAAGAGGTATCAAATAG
- a CDS encoding winged helix DNA-binding domain-containing protein yields the protein MDIPKLRLLNQQLANPLFHSPKELVSWMGAVQAQDYAMAKWAVGMRLASATVRTVEEALQKGEILRTHVMRPTWHLVAAEDIRWMLKLSARRIKAANEAYAKGREEISEELYSKSNRALETILAGKKRLTRLEIAEHFRHSGLVADNYHMTRFMVRAEVEGIVCGGESKGGKHAYMLLEECVPSVPDITKDEALARLARNYFRSHTPATLQDFVWWSGLSVTEAKQGIYLIGSELTEEQWKGQTWYLHESGRTRGSIKGHIRFLPPYDELLLGYKDRTDVLPSEHYSKAFTRNGLFFPVILYEGQIVGNWDRKVKRNGCGPGCSLFRQESRIDEALLDKAQQQYMQFLGK from the coding sequence ATGGATATACCTAAATTGCGCTTGTTGAACCAGCAGTTGGCGAATCCTTTGTTTCATTCTCCGAAAGAGTTGGTGTCCTGGATGGGAGCTGTCCAGGCACAGGATTATGCAATGGCTAAATGGGCGGTGGGTATGCGCCTGGCTTCGGCCACTGTCCGGACGGTGGAAGAAGCGTTGCAGAAAGGAGAGATTTTAAGAACGCACGTAATGCGCCCTACGTGGCATCTGGTGGCGGCAGAAGATATTCGTTGGATGCTGAAGCTCTCTGCCCGGCGTATAAAAGCTGCCAATGAGGCATACGCCAAAGGCAGGGAAGAGATATCCGAGGAACTTTACAGTAAAAGCAATCGTGCATTGGAAACGATTCTTGCCGGAAAGAAAAGGCTGACCAGGCTGGAAATAGCGGAACACTTCCGGCATTCGGGGCTGGTGGCGGACAACTATCATATGACCCGCTTTATGGTACGGGCGGAAGTGGAAGGCATCGTTTGCGGAGGAGAGTCTAAAGGCGGAAAGCATGCTTACATGCTTCTGGAAGAGTGCGTGCCATCTGTGCCGGACATAACGAAGGACGAGGCTCTGGCACGTTTGGCAAGGAATTATTTCCGTAGTCATACCCCTGCCACTTTACAGGATTTTGTGTGGTGGTCCGGACTATCCGTAACGGAAGCGAAACAAGGTATATACCTGATAGGCAGTGAACTGACGGAAGAACAGTGGAAAGGGCAGACCTGGTATCTTCATGAGTCCGGCAGAACCCGCGGCAGCATAAAAGGGCATATACGGTTTCTGCCGCCGTACGATGAACTGCTGCTGGGTTATAAAGACCGGACGGATGTGCTCCCTTCCGAACACTATTCCAAAGCTTTTACGAGGAACGGACTGTTCTTTCCGGTAATACTTTACGAAGGGCAGATTGTTGGGAACTGGGACAGGAAGGTTAAAAGAAACGGATGCGGCCCGGGGTGTTCTCTCTTCCGGCAGGAAAGCCGCATAGATGAGGCTTTATTGGACAAAGCACAACAGCAGTATATGCAGTTCTTGGGAAAGTGA